The following are from one region of the Vibrio hyugaensis genome:
- a CDS encoding linear amide C-N hydrolase, which yields MIKKTLLAMALSASIIVPASACTGISLSTVANDHIHGRTIEWGENDLNSKLIVAPRDYTFTSTMPDQKQGLSWKSKYGFVGISVSDDRFVGEGINEEGLTAGLFYFKGYGSLKAYDAKDRANSIADMDFVRWMLSQFKTVDEVKTAMKNIDIVPVYIDEKGQPSPTGHWRVTDKAGNNIVIEIMDHGQVHIYDNEVGVLTNSPTFPWQVTNLNNYIHLQPGTSAPTKFGGVEAKSFGIGSGFLGLPGDITPPSRFVRAAFFVNTAPESKTGEEAVSQAFHILNNFDIPIGTEFGPEYREHIPDLPSATQWTSVIDQGNGALYYTTMHDSRIKKVDLSKVDFNQKREQKRELDNGKFTYSDVSL from the coding sequence ATGATAAAGAAAACCCTCCTTGCTATGGCACTTTCTGCAAGCATTATCGTTCCGGCGAGTGCTTGTACTGGCATCTCTCTTTCTACTGTGGCGAATGACCACATTCATGGTCGTACAATTGAATGGGGCGAGAACGATCTCAACAGCAAGTTGATTGTTGCTCCCCGTGATTACACGTTTACCTCGACTATGCCGGACCAGAAACAAGGTTTGAGTTGGAAGAGTAAGTACGGCTTTGTTGGGATCTCCGTTAGTGACGATCGTTTCGTTGGTGAAGGCATCAATGAAGAGGGACTGACTGCTGGTTTGTTTTACTTCAAAGGTTACGGTTCATTAAAAGCGTACGACGCGAAAGATCGCGCAAACAGCATTGCGGATATGGACTTTGTTCGTTGGATGCTGTCGCAGTTCAAAACCGTCGATGAAGTTAAAACAGCGATGAAAAACATCGATATTGTTCCGGTTTATATCGATGAGAAAGGACAACCTTCACCAACTGGGCACTGGCGTGTTACCGACAAAGCGGGCAACAACATCGTCATTGAAATCATGGATCATGGCCAAGTACACATCTACGACAACGAAGTCGGTGTACTAACGAACTCACCAACGTTCCCATGGCAAGTGACCAACTTGAACAACTACATTCACTTGCAGCCGGGAACCAGTGCGCCAACAAAATTTGGTGGGGTAGAGGCTAAGTCTTTTGGTATCGGTTCGGGTTTCTTAGGTTTACCTGGTGATATCACGCCACCATCGCGTTTTGTTCGTGCAGCGTTTTTTGTGAACACTGCTCCAGAGTCTAAAACTGGGGAAGAGGCGGTATCACAAGCGTTCCATATACTGAACAACTTCGATATTCCAATCGGTACTGAATTTGGCCCAGAGTATCGTGAGCATATTCCAGATTTACCGAGTGCAACGCAATGGACGTCGGTCATTGACCAAGGCAATGGTGCACTTTACTACACCACCATGCATGACAGCAGAATCAAGAAAGTGGACTTGAGCAAGGTCGACTTTAATCAAAAACGAGAGCAGAAGCGTGAGTTGGACAATGGAAAATTCACCTACTCGGATGTCTCGCTATAA
- a CDS encoding TcfC E-set like domain-containing protein: MNKTLTLAYSILGVLALNATTQAASVPDGFQNFYQQQVRDVEVKGLNGTFIALPMLVTYTSVQLQQPNDTEKLVAHFVRSGVTEVAAKKIANEFMLGTENSVDCVGDLNLCSLNPESFDTFYDYHSNKLYVYVNKSLLANTKPGALKKEYASTYNANPGLINRASLYTSSDFTDSPNLSLSDQLVIGLPYGSVHLDAYASNQDNASEVNYGYYNIENKNLRLTAGYHQDRLALNSTSFLLNGTQYHDVNVNLSSSKNLSRASNNDDQFLFYYAPSSGVLKVYKDEQIIAQKSVTEGQGSIRYSELPNGVYDVTVEITTGSQVVSSESVRVYNAQTDTLNTGELDFFVAAGQFQGGEIDVVSEDDEFELEKTESFEAAPFLQGMTAYKWSDTQTIALGSTLTEEHIMNQIGLKGYLPFESRYELTVSSVDGEATYLSGYLNIDHIGVTYEKLENEEKNRFAQYLYGATNKEQLSLSGSFALGDNIRGYGSVNYLNQADIYNNERKNWFLSSGVSSPFVLDSTIDVNLSYNNEVLASNFDEGEVTLALNWSVPLASKLRGKSSVTIDQDGFSQYTNSLETRDLIESEETDVRLTASNSYYSNSSQSSLNNVTAYAANRNDHYQADGFVYVADNGEKSVNASLSSTQVIGKNSVNFTTKQSDAYVTVETQNNIRFDEGEEKTKGLLVVKADEQIKHKEYIYGESALIPLDEYQTSTIELDVESVALHNTGQQNTTGYTHPGTVIELNSNVSRVISFVSKFKDIFGNDIEKIECEGPACLSISNITSGIHKIDVQEGQTFSLTSGRQQCYLPSVDDAKQLNFGTNYCQPALSPMESIVLVRDKQEINVMYIGQFDDLTEIDQQLKAMTDNGTKVLTTRLGRKSFVYLTGDKDLQLSHQQRQNIENVAQYANSETQQEHDFVLNRPEGN, translated from the coding sequence GTGAATAAAACTCTCACTCTTGCTTACAGTATCTTGGGTGTACTCGCACTAAATGCGACAACTCAAGCAGCGTCGGTGCCGGACGGCTTCCAAAACTTTTATCAGCAACAAGTTCGTGATGTCGAGGTCAAGGGCTTAAATGGTACCTTTATCGCTCTACCTATGCTGGTAACGTATACCTCTGTCCAATTACAACAACCTAATGATACAGAGAAGCTAGTGGCTCACTTTGTGCGCTCTGGAGTAACTGAAGTTGCAGCGAAGAAAATCGCAAATGAGTTCATGCTTGGTACAGAAAACAGCGTAGATTGTGTTGGCGACTTAAATCTGTGTTCCCTGAATCCTGAATCGTTCGATACATTCTATGATTATCATTCGAACAAACTTTACGTGTACGTAAACAAATCACTGCTCGCGAATACTAAGCCAGGAGCATTAAAAAAAGAGTATGCGTCAACATACAACGCCAATCCAGGTTTGATTAATCGAGCAAGTTTATACACATCGTCTGACTTCACCGACAGCCCTAACCTCTCACTCAGTGATCAATTGGTAATCGGCTTACCTTATGGTTCGGTTCATCTCGATGCCTATGCGAGTAATCAAGATAACGCGTCTGAGGTTAACTACGGTTACTACAACATCGAGAACAAAAATTTACGTCTAACTGCTGGCTATCATCAAGATCGCTTGGCATTGAACAGCACATCATTTTTGCTTAATGGCACACAATATCACGATGTTAACGTCAATTTATCTTCAAGCAAAAATTTGAGCCGTGCGAGTAACAATGATGATCAGTTTCTGTTCTATTACGCGCCTTCTAGTGGTGTGTTAAAGGTTTATAAAGATGAACAGATCATTGCCCAAAAATCGGTGACAGAAGGGCAAGGTAGCATTCGCTACTCGGAACTTCCAAATGGTGTTTATGACGTGACAGTAGAGATCACGACAGGCTCGCAAGTGGTTTCTTCAGAGTCAGTCCGAGTCTACAACGCACAAACCGATACGTTAAACACCGGTGAACTCGATTTCTTTGTTGCTGCTGGTCAGTTTCAAGGGGGGGAAATCGATGTCGTAAGTGAAGACGATGAGTTTGAGTTAGAAAAGACAGAATCGTTTGAAGCAGCGCCTTTTCTGCAAGGCATGACTGCTTATAAATGGTCTGATACTCAAACCATTGCACTGGGTTCTACCCTGACGGAAGAACACATAATGAACCAGATTGGCTTGAAGGGTTACTTACCATTTGAGAGTCGCTACGAGTTGACAGTATCGTCAGTGGACGGCGAAGCGACCTATTTATCGGGTTACTTAAATATTGACCATATAGGTGTCACTTACGAAAAGCTGGAAAACGAAGAGAAAAACCGTTTCGCGCAATACCTATATGGTGCAACAAACAAAGAACAATTAAGCCTATCTGGCAGCTTCGCTCTGGGTGACAACATTCGCGGGTACGGCTCAGTAAACTATTTGAATCAAGCAGATATCTATAATAACGAACGTAAGAACTGGTTTTTGTCATCAGGTGTCAGTTCGCCTTTCGTTCTCGACTCTACTATTGATGTCAATTTGAGTTACAACAATGAAGTACTCGCTTCTAACTTTGATGAAGGCGAAGTGACACTCGCGCTAAATTGGTCAGTACCATTAGCATCAAAGCTCAGAGGAAAATCGAGCGTAACCATTGATCAAGATGGATTTAGCCAGTACACCAACAGCTTGGAGACTCGTGATCTGATAGAGAGTGAAGAGACTGACGTACGCTTGACTGCAAGCAATAGTTACTACTCAAACTCTTCGCAGTCTTCGCTAAACAATGTGACGGCTTACGCAGCTAATAGAAACGATCATTATCAAGCAGATGGCTTTGTTTACGTTGCCGACAATGGAGAAAAGTCCGTTAACGCTTCACTAAGCAGCACTCAGGTTATTGGCAAGAATAGCGTTAATTTTACGACAAAACAGAGCGACGCCTACGTCACTGTTGAAACGCAAAACAATATACGTTTCGATGAGGGCGAAGAAAAAACAAAAGGATTGCTGGTTGTAAAAGCGGACGAGCAGATCAAACACAAAGAATATATTTATGGTGAATCCGCTTTGATTCCACTCGATGAATATCAAACAAGTACGATCGAATTAGATGTTGAGAGCGTCGCTCTTCACAACACAGGTCAACAAAATACGACTGGTTATACACATCCGGGGACGGTTATTGAATTGAATTCAAACGTCAGTCGTGTAATTAGCTTTGTTAGCAAATTCAAAGATATTTTCGGTAATGACATCGAAAAAATTGAGTGTGAAGGACCAGCATGTTTATCAATCTCAAATATCACATCAGGTATACACAAGATTGATGTACAAGAGGGCCAAACCTTCTCATTAACTAGCGGAAGACAACAATGCTATTTGCCATCCGTAGACGATGCAAAGCAACTGAATTTTGGCACTAACTACTGCCAACCTGCTCTCTCCCCAATGGAATCCATCGTATTGGTAAGAGATAAGCAAGAAATCAACGTGATGTACAT
- a CDS encoding winged helix-turn-helix domain-containing protein produces the protein MYERLSIDTVRRTITLVDSESGRDNQPLELNRSEYNLLLAFCDSHGEVIDKQALIELGWPGRVVGDNSLAVAIMKLRKKLDSLDLGFEINNLPGEGYVFINAKNVGIAHENGVAETSLRETEELTPIEPSIVDNPVEVDEVVCISEPPQDTGIKKLIRTPLFWEVSLGIIIGAVTFFFVYREAFECFDCFGGLGG, from the coding sequence ATGTACGAACGACTTTCTATTGATACCGTCAGAAGAACGATTACTTTAGTTGATAGTGAATCGGGAAGGGATAATCAACCACTTGAACTGAATCGAAGTGAGTATAATTTGCTTTTGGCTTTTTGTGACTCTCATGGTGAGGTGATAGACAAACAGGCACTTATTGAATTGGGGTGGCCCGGTCGTGTGGTTGGTGATAACTCGCTTGCGGTTGCTATCATGAAGTTGCGAAAAAAGTTAGACAGCTTGGATTTGGGCTTTGAAATAAATAACCTTCCCGGTGAAGGTTATGTTTTTATCAATGCTAAGAACGTGGGAATAGCACATGAGAATGGCGTGGCAGAGACATCTTTACGTGAAACCGAAGAGCTCACACCAATTGAGCCTTCTATTGTAGATAATCCAGTAGAAGTTGACGAAGTGGTTTGCATCTCAGAACCCCCTCAAGACACGGGTATCAAAAAGCTTATTAGAACACCGCTGTTTTGGGAGGTTTCACTTGGGATAATTATTGGTGCGGTGACCTTCTTCTTCGTGTATCGCGAAGCTTTTGAATGTTTTGATTGCTTTGGAGGTTTAGGTGGCTAA